In one window of Gossypium arboreum isolate Shixiya-1 chromosome 4, ASM2569848v2, whole genome shotgun sequence DNA:
- the LOC128291598 gene encoding uncharacterized protein LOC128291598, protein MEFGDLFLNDFRLTERRSLGAYLLYAKLSKCEFWLHEVTFLGHVGSAEGIRVDLKKIEAVLDWKQPKNVSKICIFLGLVGYYWHFVEGLSLIVALLTKLLHKGVPFVWTDAQQSSFEKLKMTELGERRVLGPELVFDTEDKVRLIWHHLKAASDRQKSYTDLKRHDIEYSVGDFKSQNEPVGSSGKEVVVFEVLCSNLCISKRVYFCSGCLRVFG, encoded by the exons atggagttcggggatctatttctaaaTGACTTCAGGCTAacagagcggagatctttaggggcgtatctg CTCTACGCTaaattgagcaagtgtgagttctggttgcatGAGGTAACTTTTCTGGGGCACGTGGGCTCTGCTGAAGGGATTCGAGTTGATCTTAAGAAGATTGAGGCtgtgcttgattggaaacagcctaagaatgTATCGAAAATTTGTATTTTTCTGGGCCTTGTGGGGTATTATTGGCATTTTGTTGAGGGGTTATCTCTGATTGTAGCTCTTTTGACTAAGCTCCTGCACAAGGGTGTTCCATTTGTCTGGACTGATGCTCAACaatcgagctttgagaagctcaa gaTG actgagttgggtgaacgtcgagttttgggtcctgagttagTTTTTGACACCGAAGATAAAGTTAGACTGATATGGCATCATCTGAAGgcagcttctgatagacagaaatcttatacaGATCTGAAGAGGCAtgatattgagtactctgtgggggatTTTAAGTCCCAG aatgagcctgttggttcgagtggtaaggaggTTGTTGTGTtcgaggtcctgtgttcgaatctcTGCATAAGCAAGAGAGTTTATTTTTGCTCCGGTTGTCTGAGAGTGTTTGGATAG